The proteins below are encoded in one region of Treponema sp. J25:
- a CDS encoding endonuclease/exonuclease/phosphatase family protein, whose amino-acid sequence MAFVCLWICCFVLLSCDIGQNFQTKQPQEQLTLVTWNLQALFDGSETGTEYADYRHSKGWTPEKYLERISQIQEALAGWLPQGPDILALEEIENKEILEALNGCFKEKAYPYAVFSKNADAALGIGVLSRYRIIDQRSHFGYRQGGEGQRPILELMLDTGKEPLVVFVCHWKSKKGKDDTERFRRDSAAIIQRRIRELLGTIDNHGLIQSPAAGTVKNKEDTGLKQGYPQENQNRESEAIAGRRDDPSLGAILVVGDLNENYDEFERQGKTRITALLPTTEEAGRLVQLQQRKKERRSSFNLRGGDYPLEGPSLKGPGEAPPFFWPEDVLLLRDSFQISQDETLRGLTFYSPWQESPFAGSYWYKEAWETIDHVLLHSSLGDGKGWEFASFGVAQQAPFVNEEGYPVVYNPRTGTGVSDHLPLLVVLKYVE is encoded by the coding sequence GTGGCTTTTGTATGCCTCTGGATCTGTTGTTTTGTACTCCTTAGTTGCGATATTGGGCAAAACTTCCAGACCAAACAGCCCCAGGAACAGCTTACTCTGGTAACCTGGAACCTCCAGGCCCTTTTTGATGGAAGTGAAACAGGCACCGAGTATGCTGACTATCGCCACAGCAAAGGATGGACACCAGAAAAATACCTTGAGCGGATTAGCCAGATTCAGGAAGCCCTCGCTGGCTGGCTTCCCCAGGGACCGGACATCCTTGCCCTGGAAGAAATAGAAAACAAGGAAATTCTTGAAGCCCTCAATGGCTGTTTTAAAGAAAAAGCCTATCCCTACGCTGTTTTTTCTAAAAATGCCGATGCCGCCCTGGGTATTGGGGTCCTGAGCCGTTATAGAATTATTGACCAGCGGTCCCATTTTGGGTATCGACAGGGGGGCGAAGGTCAGCGTCCTATCCTGGAGCTTATGCTGGATACGGGTAAAGAACCCCTGGTGGTGTTCGTTTGCCACTGGAAAAGCAAGAAGGGTAAGGATGATACGGAACGTTTTCGTCGGGATAGTGCGGCCATCATTCAACGACGGATCCGGGAACTTCTGGGGACCATCGACAACCACGGACTTATTCAATCCCCTGCGGCAGGGACCGTCAAAAATAAAGAGGATACAGGGCTGAAACAGGGATATCCTCAGGAGAACCAAAACAGGGAAAGTGAAGCTATCGCCGGTCGCCGGGACGATCCCTCCCTGGGGGCTATCCTTGTGGTAGGAGATCTCAACGAAAATTACGATGAGTTTGAGCGCCAGGGAAAAACCCGGATAACCGCCTTGCTTCCTACGACAGAAGAAGCCGGTCGCCTGGTTCAGCTTCAGCAGAGGAAAAAGGAAAGGCGGAGTTCTTTCAACCTCAGAGGAGGAGATTATCCTCTAGAGGGCCCCTCTTTAAAAGGCCCAGGAGAAGCGCCTCCTTTCTTCTGGCCAGAGGACGTACTCCTTTTACGGGATTCTTTCCAGATATCCCAGGATGAAACCCTAAGGGGCCTCACTTTTTATAGTCCCTGGCAAGAAAGTCCTTTTGCCGGTTCCTATTGGTATAAGGAAGCGTGGGAAACCATCGATCATGTGCTCCTTCACAGTTCCCTGGGAGATGGAAAAGGCTGGGAATTCGCCTCCTTTGGAGTAGCCCAACAGGCCCCCTTTGTAAACGAAGAGGGATATCCCGTAGTCTATAATCCCCGAACCGGCACAGGCGTAAGCGATCATCTCCCCCTCCTCGTGGTGTTAAAGTATGTGGAGTAA
- a CDS encoding sugar ABC transporter permease, with protein sequence MRGRNGRNLPAYLGMVGPATVLFLFIVAYPIVYSFWLSFTDFNPNKGGAWNFVGFAQYTKMIQDPNFWHSLKNNLIVVFVSVFGQIPIGFALAYILYRNMVRWSKFFQSMVFLPNFLSTIVIGILWKRLFQADGPVSRLIQLVTGNPQAQFDLMLKAETIMYPIGFALIWMYTGLYMVIFLANLQKIDSAMIEAAQIDGANEFQIFTRVIVPVLSGTILVSSILAIAGSLRGFDLIFSITTQGLQRNNAMVLAIYMYQTAFQDYNNPERFAYGAAISNAIIVISVLLILLSNYIGKKLNAGEEY encoded by the coding sequence ATGAGAGGTCGAAACGGAAGAAATCTTCCGGCATACTTAGGAATGGTGGGACCTGCGACGGTGTTATTTCTTTTTATCGTTGCCTATCCTATTGTCTATTCCTTTTGGTTAAGTTTTACCGATTTTAATCCTAACAAGGGAGGAGCCTGGAATTTTGTGGGCTTTGCTCAATACACGAAGATGATTCAGGACCCCAACTTTTGGCACTCCCTTAAGAATAATCTCATTGTAGTTTTTGTTTCGGTGTTTGGGCAGATCCCTATTGGGTTTGCATTGGCCTATATTCTGTACCGAAACATGGTTCGATGGAGTAAATTTTTTCAGTCCATGGTGTTTTTGCCTAACTTTTTATCCACCATCGTAATTGGTATTTTGTGGAAGCGGCTTTTTCAGGCCGATGGTCCCGTGTCTCGCCTGATTCAACTAGTAACGGGAAATCCTCAGGCTCAATTTGACCTCATGCTTAAGGCCGAGACGATCATGTATCCCATCGGTTTCGCCCTTATCTGGATGTATACGGGGCTGTATATGGTGATTTTCCTTGCAAACCTCCAAAAGATTGACAGTGCCATGATCGAGGCTGCCCAGATCGATGGGGCCAATGAGTTCCAGATTTTTACCCGAGTCATCGTTCCCGTCCTTTCAGGAACTATTTTGGTGTCGAGTATTCTGGCTATCGCAGGGTCTCTGCGGGGCTTTGATCTTATATTTTCCATAACCACCCAGGGGCTCCAGCGGAATAATGCGATGGTTCTTGCTATCTATATGTACCAGACCGCCTTCCAGGATTACAACAATCCTGAACGGTTTGCCTATGGGGCGGCTATTTCCAATGCCATTATCGTGATTAGCGTGCTCCTTATTCTTTTAAGTAATTACATCGGCAAAAAACTCAATGCCGGAGAGGAGTACTAA
- a CDS encoding carbohydrate ABC transporter permease translates to MWQQHDSSSRIKHYFGKVISYVVFIGWTLITVIPLVWMGYSSFKSNEELVRDIYALPHDLFFNKDDVYQVIPKALNVLIPEEIQNDPRERLIIESTEIAPTRRLHVFFLLKEELPEEIARLQPGDTLRVSQLPQKMQWEIHWKTVFFNYISALERGNLVGKFFNSVLYAVVSTFFIALFGVMAGFGLSKMDFKKISLIIGGLIGFGYLISNNSVIVPLFLMLSSLKLTDTHLGIILVYIAFGLPLSVMLATQFIRDLPDSLIESAFIDGAGYFRMFFSIIVPMTVPVITTISIISGLGIWNEFLLVLVMASSELTKSLPVGVYSFSSLTSTQLGWQLAALVIAVLPVMIIYFIFNNKLTQGVVAGAVKG, encoded by the coding sequence ATGTGGCAACAGCATGACTCCTCGTCTCGAATAAAACATTACTTTGGGAAAGTTATCTCCTATGTGGTATTCATTGGGTGGACCTTGATTACGGTTATTCCTCTGGTGTGGATGGGCTATTCATCGTTTAAGTCGAACGAAGAACTCGTCCGAGATATCTATGCACTTCCCCATGACCTCTTTTTTAATAAGGATGATGTCTATCAGGTGATACCGAAGGCTCTTAATGTGCTGATCCCTGAGGAAATCCAAAACGATCCCCGGGAACGGCTTATCATAGAATCCACCGAAATTGCTCCTACGCGGCGACTCCATGTGTTCTTCCTTTTAAAGGAAGAACTTCCAGAAGAGATTGCCCGCCTCCAGCCGGGGGATACCCTGCGGGTGTCTCAACTTCCTCAAAAAATGCAATGGGAAATTCACTGGAAAACCGTATTCTTTAACTATATTTCTGCCCTGGAACGGGGCAATCTGGTGGGCAAATTCTTTAACAGTGTGCTGTACGCAGTGGTTTCCACCTTTTTTATTGCCCTTTTTGGGGTGATGGCCGGTTTTGGGCTCAGTAAGATGGATTTTAAAAAAATCTCTCTTATTATTGGGGGACTTATTGGTTTTGGGTATCTTATCAGTAATAACTCGGTGATTGTCCCCCTCTTTTTGATGCTTTCAAGCCTGAAACTGACCGATACCCATCTGGGGATAATTCTCGTGTATATCGCCTTTGGACTTCCCCTTTCGGTTATGCTGGCAACCCAGTTTATTCGGGATTTGCCAGATAGTCTTATTGAGTCGGCCTTTATCGATGGGGCGGGTTACTTCCGAATGTTTTTCAGTATCATTGTGCCTATGACGGTGCCCGTTATAACGACGATTTCCATTATATCGGGCCTGGGAATCTGGAACGAGTTCCTGTTAGTGTTGGTTATGGCAAGTTCGGAGCTTACTAAGTCCTTGCCTGTGGGAGTGTATTCTTTCTCTAGCCTTACGAGTACCCAATTGGGCTGGCAGCTTGCCGCCCTGGTGATAGCGGTGTTACCGGTTATGATTATCTATTTTATCTTTAACAACAAACTGACCCAGGGTGTGGTTGCCGGGGCAGTGAAGGGGTAA
- a CDS encoding glycosyl transferase, whose amino-acid sequence MKFGHFDDATREYVIETPRTPHPWINYLGAESFFSLISNTAGGYSFYKDARLRRLTRYRYNDVPLDGNGRYLYIQERELASGNKRGKPKGTVWNPGWKPTKTELDFYECRHGLGRTTIVGEKNGLRATVRYIVPLGMNAEVQELVLENTSRQEKAVCIHSFVEFCLWNALDDFTNFQRNLSTGQVEVEGSAIYHVTEYRERRNHYAFFWTDAEIAGFDTDRETFVGRDGDYAHPAVVETGVSWQSMADGWSPVASHRIEWDLAPGEKKRAVFVLGYIENPQDEKWEKPGVVNKKRAREMERYFARPEAFQEAWDALERFWDEKLSHFSVQTGDEKLDRMANIWNQYQCVVTYNMARSASYFESGIGRGIGFRDTCQDMLGFVHLMPEKARERLFDVASTQFPDGGAYHQFQPLTKRGNSDIGGNFNDDPLWLIMGVAGYIKETGDWAFLKESVPFDNNPADTASLYEHLKRSFHHVTNNLGPHGLPLIGRADWNDCLNLNCFSMDPNDSFQTCTNKDGKNAESILIGQMFLYVAPDYIEICRRMGDEAEAQWAQEAARAMEEALLRYGWDGQWFLRAYDDAGRKVGSAECEDGKIFIETQGFGAMALVGKERGYPVQALDSVAKHLDTPHGIVILDPPYKEYHIELGEVSSYPPGYKENGGIFCHNNPWVMIGEIRVGRPDRAFTYWKKIAPAYREDLSELHRMEPYVYSQMIAGKGSKRHGEAKNSWLTGTAAWNFVALSQWICGIRPAFDGLIIEPRLPSHVKHATIRRWFRGVEYHIEVENRNNQGTVQLQVEGASCTGTLVHGARRGVPVMVKVVVG is encoded by the coding sequence ATGAAATTTGGTCATTTTGATGATGCAACGCGGGAGTATGTAATTGAGACACCCAGAACCCCCCATCCGTGGATTAACTATTTGGGGGCAGAGAGTTTCTTCTCTCTTATTTCTAACACCGCCGGGGGCTATAGTTTTTATAAGGATGCCCGGCTTCGCCGGCTTACCCGGTATCGGTATAACGATGTACCCCTAGATGGTAATGGACGGTACCTGTATATCCAGGAACGGGAGCTCGCGAGTGGCAATAAGCGGGGAAAGCCCAAAGGCACGGTCTGGAATCCCGGCTGGAAACCTACTAAGACGGAACTGGATTTTTATGAATGCCGCCATGGCCTTGGCCGGACCACCATCGTGGGTGAAAAAAATGGTCTCCGAGCTACGGTTCGGTACATTGTTCCCCTGGGGATGAACGCAGAAGTTCAGGAGTTGGTCCTGGAAAACACGAGTCGTCAGGAGAAGGCGGTTTGCATTCATTCCTTCGTGGAGTTTTGTCTGTGGAATGCGTTGGACGATTTTACGAATTTTCAGCGGAACCTTTCTACCGGCCAGGTAGAGGTGGAGGGCTCCGCCATCTATCATGTCACTGAGTACCGGGAACGGCGGAACCACTACGCCTTTTTCTGGACCGATGCGGAGATTGCCGGTTTTGACACGGACCGGGAAACCTTCGTTGGCCGGGATGGGGATTACGCCCATCCTGCGGTAGTAGAAACCGGTGTTAGCTGGCAATCGATGGCGGATGGCTGGTCCCCCGTAGCCTCCCATCGAATCGAATGGGACCTGGCTCCTGGCGAAAAAAAACGGGCCGTCTTTGTGTTGGGCTACATCGAAAATCCCCAGGACGAAAAATGGGAGAAGCCCGGGGTGGTGAATAAAAAGCGGGCTCGGGAGATGGAGCGGTATTTTGCCCGGCCTGAGGCGTTTCAGGAAGCCTGGGATGCCCTTGAGCGGTTCTGGGATGAAAAGCTCTCCCATTTTTCGGTACAGACGGGGGATGAAAAACTGGACCGGATGGCCAATATCTGGAACCAGTATCAGTGTGTGGTAACGTATAACATGGCCCGCAGTGCCTCTTATTTTGAAAGCGGCATTGGTCGAGGAATCGGTTTCCGGGATACCTGCCAGGACATGCTGGGCTTTGTGCACCTTATGCCCGAAAAGGCCCGGGAACGGCTTTTTGATGTGGCTTCTACCCAATTCCCCGATGGGGGGGCCTACCACCAGTTCCAGCCCCTTACCAAGCGGGGAAACAGCGATATCGGCGGCAATTTTAACGATGATCCTCTGTGGCTCATTATGGGAGTCGCGGGCTATATCAAGGAGACCGGCGACTGGGCTTTCCTTAAAGAATCGGTCCCCTTTGATAATAATCCGGCGGATACCGCAAGCCTCTACGAACACCTGAAGCGCTCGTTTCACCACGTCACCAATAACCTGGGGCCCCATGGGCTGCCCCTCATTGGCCGGGCCGACTGGAACGACTGCCTTAATCTGAACTGTTTTTCTATGGATCCCAACGATTCTTTCCAGACCTGTACCAATAAGGATGGAAAGAACGCTGAATCGATTCTGATTGGCCAGATGTTCCTGTATGTAGCCCCCGATTACATTGAAATCTGCCGGCGCATGGGTGATGAGGCAGAGGCCCAGTGGGCTCAAGAGGCTGCCCGTGCGATGGAAGAGGCCCTGCTTCGTTATGGCTGGGATGGTCAGTGGTTCCTACGGGCCTATGATGATGCGGGGAGAAAGGTCGGTTCTGCCGAATGTGAGGATGGTAAAATCTTTATCGAAACCCAGGGATTTGGGGCCATGGCCCTGGTGGGGAAAGAAAGGGGCTATCCAGTTCAGGCCCTGGATTCGGTGGCAAAGCACCTGGACACCCCCCATGGCATTGTTATTCTCGATCCGCCCTATAAGGAATACCATATAGAACTGGGAGAAGTTTCTTCGTATCCGCCGGGGTATAAAGAAAACGGGGGAATCTTCTGTCACAACAATCCCTGGGTGATGATCGGAGAGATTCGAGTGGGGCGTCCTGATCGGGCCTTCACCTACTGGAAAAAGATAGCCCCCGCGTATCGAGAGGACCTTTCGGAACTCCATCGGATGGAGCCCTATGTCTATTCCCAGATGATTGCGGGGAAAGGGAGTAAACGCCACGGGGAAGCAAAAAACTCCTGGCTCACCGGGACGGCGGCCTGGAATTTCGTGGCCCTTTCTCAGTGGATCTGCGGCATCCGCCCTGCTTTTGATGGACTCATTATAGAGCCCCGCCTCCCTTCCCATGTAAAACATGCCACCATACGCCGCTGGTTCCGGGGGGTAGAATACCATATTGAAGTAGAAAACCGGAACAACCAGGGAACGGTTCAACTCCAGGTGGAAGGCGCTTCCTGCACGGGAACCCTTGTTCATGGCGCCCGTCGGGGTGTTCCTGTTATGGTAAAGGTGGTGGTGGGGTAA
- a CDS encoding glycogen-binding domain-containing protein — MKRLVAFIGTLLVLGAALFAEVTVKDLGDGTVEVTFFFGSTTAKEVLIAGDFTDWQNGWLPMTKVANGWEFKKVFPRDATIKYKFVADGQWIFDIKAPDKIDDGFGGFNGLVDVAELLAAKSGGTAASSGGGAASAKLKFQTWSMIGLQGKFNTKT, encoded by the coding sequence ATGAAACGGCTTGTAGCTTTCATCGGTACCTTACTGGTCCTCGGCGCTGCGTTGTTTGCCGAGGTGACCGTAAAGGATTTAGGAGATGGTACCGTCGAGGTTACCTTCTTCTTTGGGAGCACCACTGCTAAAGAAGTCCTTATAGCAGGGGATTTTACGGATTGGCAGAATGGCTGGCTCCCTATGACAAAGGTTGCGAATGGCTGGGAATTTAAAAAGGTGTTCCCCCGGGACGCTACCATTAAGTACAAGTTTGTGGCTGATGGGCAGTGGATCTTCGATATTAAGGCCCCTGATAAGATTGATGATGGATTTGGGGGTTTTAATGGTCTTGTAGATGTGGCGGAGCTATTGGCGGCGAAAAGCGGTGGAACTGCGGCCAGTAGTGGTGGAGGGGCCGCTTCTGCCAAATTAAAGTTCCAGACCTGGAGTATGATTGGTCTTCAGGGTAAATTTAACACCAAAACCTAG